A region from the Schistocerca serialis cubense isolate TAMUIC-IGC-003099 chromosome 1, iqSchSeri2.2, whole genome shotgun sequence genome encodes:
- the LOC126459858 gene encoding zinc finger protein 239-like, giving the protein MESISCGSESESFHPDDMEDGSSINISGSLIARVGLTAGTDHNVPCTSNREASCGNKRDDMLHSCSVCHKIFSRSDSLKRHSRLHEHPYSCDICRKTFKNRNNLKIHSCLHSAELPYSCCVCNMTFHNSSNLRRHVLLHTGECPHSCSVCHKGFTNSSDLKNHSHLHTGVCPYSCGVCQKGFMNSSDLENHSRLHADEHPYSCDFCSRTFIYANTLRHLLQHIDERPYSCDIFNKTFTESGTLKRHVLLHTGERPHSCSVCHKGLTNSSDLKNHSHLHMGERPYSCDVCQKRFKTSSNLKDHSYMHANEHPYICDECGKSFRSQIHLKNHSQVHIGERPYTRHLHRVPASSSTHGGTQVTAHSAAASAIRNLHGIVP; this is encoded by the exons ATGGAGTCAATAAGTTGTGGCAGTGAATCTGAAAG TTTTCACCCTGATGACATGGAGGATGGCAGCAGTATTAATATCAGTGGCAGTTTAATTGCCAGAGTTGGACTAACTGCAGGAACAGACCACAACGTACCATGCACCTCCAACCGGGAAGCCTCCTGTGGTAATAAAAgagatgacatgctgcattcttgcAGTGTGTGCCACAAAATATTCTCAAGGAGTGACAGCTTGAAGAGGCATTCCCGTCTGCATGAGCACCCATacagctgtgacatttgcagaaaaACATTCAAGAACAGAAACAACTTGAAGATCCATTCCTGTCTACACAGTGCAGAACTCCCTTACAGTTGTTGTGTTTGCAACATGACATTTCACAACAGCAGCAACCTGAGAAGGCATGTGTTGCTGCATACAGGTGAATGTCCACATAGTTGTAGTGTGTGTCATAAGGGCTTCACAAACAGTAGTGACCTGAAGAATCATTCACATCTGCACACGGGTGTGTGTCCATATAGTTGTGGTGTGTGTCAGAAGGGATTCATGAACAGCAGCGACCTGGAGAATCATTCTCGTCTCCACGCAGATGAACATCCATACAGCTGTGACTTTTGCAGCAGGACTTTCATATATGCTAACACGCTAAGGCATTTGCTGCAGCACATTGATGAACGCCCGTATAGTTGTGATATTTTCAACAAGACATTTACAGAAAGTGGCACCCTGAAGAGGCATGTGCTGCTGCATACAGGTGAACGTCCACATAGTTGTAGTGTGTGTCATAAAGGCTTAACAAACAGTAGTGACCTGAAGAATCATTCACATCTGCACATGGGTGAACGTCCATATAGTTGTGATGTGTGTCAGAAGAGATTTAAGACCAGCAGCAACCTGAAGGATCATTCATATATGCACGCAAATGAACATCCGTACATCTGTGATGAGTGTGGCAAGTCATTTAGGAGTCAGATCCACTTGAAGAATCACTCACAAGTGCACATTGGTGAACGTCCATACACAAGACATTTACACAGAGTACCAGCCTCAAGCTCCACTCACGGAGGCACACAGGTGACAGCCCATTCAGCTGCAGCATCTGCCATAAGAAATTTACATGGAATTGTACCCTGA